The following proteins come from a genomic window of Aspergillus luchuensis IFO 4308 DNA, chromosome 3, nearly complete sequence:
- a CDS encoding uncharacterized protein (COG:S;~EggNog:ENOG410PZJI), giving the protein MAPLPHNEAELDSHTSDLASQDSPLRRQFSEPLHAHSTSTQASPSPSPMTHKSKCSWCGKEFESANDSKSQYDALKEHIATVHPQIAKFSMYEGADEDEESQLHEADPQAEDNAEVAAESEADDEEQDEAAANGVTEVTEAYDNDKDQSVDGDEADGPEADALSNQLHEFSRGQDSVSLDQRLHNLWSVNDIRKFSEDYDEKSSDLDHSWSMLLRGPKRAQKRDGNEFAERPGPYKQVKAAKGEFLEMTPLEEFLAPLRDPEHRSTEELYAITENVAYALKAWQDEYMAIEKLHKVATRHNAKPTSDPRKLQRPQVFEDKKEAMLYGYKYEAKEDKVGNQNPFTQGGFKPTPAQFRKMTAKIGPNHPNPDGWRTIVKFGVEHVPKFQNPPREEFVGKATRKRRAAELEAANREMAASGSEEPTIETPAQTDTEEYGPKRRTRGRRPGTEIDEAQASATPPRGAVRGRGSGRGRGRGAARGGGVIASTEIYQPVAAATSAPRPSSGRGEHVASSLQARPATAQLTPIEPAPSSTTPTPPASIQTGSTLEDGVDPAEQARRQKIANSKNPKRTEAMLNHWARFNREGRVRNPKRSKAQIEADRAAEAARKASEPPKPGKIKKKPEGGVYGEPARPNAGLAPAPMPASTPLAPGPPAHHQLAPIAAPRPSLTPYAPIDPRAVAPFPGPHGLLQQAPLQPYRTPYPEYYSPYGAPAPGLPPPHPRPA; this is encoded by the coding sequence ATGGCTCCGCTTCCTCATAACGAGGCGGAACTGGACAGCCATACTTCGGACTTGGCCAGCCAGGACTCTCCGCTGCGCCGACAATTCTCCGAGCCATTACACGCTCACTCTACTTCTACTCAGGCGTCtccatccccttctcccaTGACGCACAAATCTAAATGCTCTTGGTGCGGCAAGGAATTTGAGTCTGCCAATGATTCCAAGTCGCAATATGATGCTCTCAAAGAACATATTGCTACCGTTCATCCGCAGATTGCCAAATTCTCCATGTATGAGGGTgccgacgaagatgaagagtcTCAACTCCACGAAGCCGATCCTCAAGCAGAGGACAATGCAGAGGTCGCGGCTGAGAGTGAAgccgatgacgaagagcaaGATGAAGCCGCTGCAAATGGCGTGACTGAGGTGACGGAAGCTTACGATAACGACAAGGACCAAAGCGTCGATGGCGATGAAGCTGACGGCCCCGAGGCTGACGCTCTTTCTAATCAGCTTCATGAGTTCTCTCGCGGTCAAGACTCAGTTTCGTTGGATCAACGTCTTCATAATTTGTGGAGTGTCAATGATATCCGTAAATTTTCGGAAGACTATGACGAGAAGTCGTCTGACCTAGACCACTCTTGGTCCATGTTGCTCCGGGGCCCGAAGCGCGCACAAAAACGTGATGGCAACGAATTTGCTGAACGGCCCGGACCGTACAAGCAGGTGAAAGCTGCCAAAGGGGAATTCCTAGAAATGACTCCCCTAGAAGAGTTTTTGGCGCCGCTTCGGGACCCGGAGCACCGCTCGACCGAAGAGCTGTATGCTATCACAGAAAACGTGGCATATGCCTTGAAGGCGTGGCAGGACGAGTATATGGCCATAGAAAAGCTGCACAAGGTAGCGACTCGCCATAATGCGAAGCCGACGAGCGACCCGAGGAAGTTGCAAAGGCCTCAAGTATTTGAGGATAAGAAGGAAGCCATGCTCTACGGCTACAAGTacgaggccaaggaggatAAAGTGGGCAACCAGAACCCATTCACGCAGGGCGGGTTCAAGCCAACGCCCGCTCAATTCCGAAAGATGACGGCCAAGATTGGTCCCAATCATCCTAACCCGGATGGCTGGCGCACCATCGTCAAATTCGGAGTCGAGCACGTGCCGAAGTTCCAGAACCCGCCACGCGAGGAATTTGTTGGCAAGGCCACGCGCAAGCGCAGGGCCGCGGAGCTGGAGGCGGCTAACCGAGAGATGGCAGCCTCTGGCTCCGAAGAGCCCACTATCGAGACACCGGCTCAGACTGACACCGAAGAGTATGGCCCCAAGCGGCGCACACGTGGCCGTCGCCCTGGCACCGAGATCGACGAAGCCCAGGCATCCGCGACCCCCCCTCGGGGTGCGGTTCGGGGGCGTGGAAGTGGCCGCGGCCGCGGTAGAGGCGCAGCTCGCGGAGGTGGAGTCATTGCTTCGACGGAGATATATCAGCCCGTGGCTGCTGCGACCTCAGCACCACGGCCGTCATCTGGACGAGGGGAACATGTGGCCAGCTCCCTTCAGGCACGACCTGCCACTGCCCAGTTGACACCGATCGAACCGGCACCTAGTAGCACGACGCCGACGCCTCCCGCAAGCATCCAAACCGGCAGCACACtggaggatggggtggatcCCGCTGAACAGGCGCGGCGACAAAAGATTGCCAACTCAAAGAACCCGAAGCGAACAGAGGCCATGCTGAACCACTGGGCACGTTTCAACCGCGAGGGTCGCGTGCGCAATCCCAAACGCTCTAAGGCTCAAATCGAGGCCGACCGCGCGGCGGAGGCTGCTCGGAAGGCATCTGAGCCCCCGAAGCCGGgaaagatcaagaagaagccggagGGCGGGGTGTATGGGGAGCCTGCGCGACCTAACGCAGGGCTCGCGCCCGCACCTATGCCTGCATCGACACCTTTGGCTCCTGGTCCTCCTGCGCATCATCAGCTCGCGCCGATTGCTGCACCACGACCGTCACTTACGCCATATGCTCCTATCGATCCTCGAGCGGTGGCACCATTCCCAGGGCCTCATGGTCTTTTACAGCAAGCGCCGCTGCAGCCGTATCGCACACCATACCCGGAGTACTACAGTCCTTATGGGGCGCCTGCGCCTGGGCTGCCACCACCGCATCCGCGACCTGCGTGA
- a CDS encoding putative C2H2 finger domain protein (COG:S;~EggNog:ENOG410PKIC;~InterPro:IPR036236,IPR013087,IPR003656;~go_function: GO:0003677 - DNA binding [Evidence IEA]) has protein sequence MGKKRRGPTLDELLARPWCYYCERDFDDLKILISHQKAKHFKCERCGRRLNTAGGLSVHMSQVHKEQLSAVDNALPNRSSLDVEIFGMEGVPEDIIQSHNQRVATQFQQAEAERQAVTGNPPPGTGVGGQPAKKPKLESVSDLKKRLAEHKAKKAEARTGGSSGEATPVGAGQTPTMGGFGQPAPAAAAAAPAAAPTTTSQFSYPQPYGTASPYPQTASPVYPNFSPGQPQFPPTAQYPPAGYSPQPFQGTPAAPFGTTPPAFPAQTPATHTPPQTAGAFPPRSGSLPMPPGLPQRPAVAAPPVNAYQMQQMHMGQAPALNGGETTQAPDTISTSVDDLISGAAKQAETTADKPKSEEKPKKDKSKAVRLVYSDNETSPEEKMAQLARYAFVPEQKGETVLEEVPASVVTGTTREMDTVEDAADR, from the exons ATGGGTAAAAAGAGACGTGGACCGACGCTGGATGAGCTTCTGGCTCGTCCATGGTGCTACTACTGTGAGCGCGACTTTGATGATTTGAAGATTCTCATATCTCACCAGAAGGCCAAGCACTTCAAGTGCGAGCGCTGCGGGCGCCGGCTGAACACTGCAGGAG GGTTATCGGTGCACATGAGTCAGGTCCACAAGGAACAACTTTCGGCAGTCGACAATGCTCTTCCCAACCGATCCAGCCTCGACGTCGAGATCTTCGGCATGGAGGGCGTCCCGGAAGACATCATCCAGTCGCACAACCAGCGCGTAGCCACCCAGTTCCAACAGGCAGAGGCCGAACGGCAGGCCGTGACGGGCAATCCGCCTCCGGGAACCGGCGTTGGCGGACAGCCagcgaagaagcccaagcTGGAGAGCGTGTCGGATCTGAAGAAGCGACTGGCGGAGCACAAGGCTAAGAAGGCGGAAGCACGTACTGGAGGCAGTAGTGGTGAAGCTACTCCAGTGGGCGCAGGACAGACCCCGACTATGGGCGGATTC GGCCagcctgctcctgctgctgctgctgctgctcccgcCGCTGCACCCACCACTACCTCACAGTTCTCTTACCCTCAACCCTACGGCACTGCCTCTCCTTATCCTCAAACCGCCAGTCCTGTCTATCCCAATTTCTCCCCGGGACAGCCCCAATTCCCCCCAACCGCACAATACCCTCCGGCGGGATATTCACCACAGCCGTTCCAGGGTACGCCGGCGGCACCGTTTGGAACCACTCCCCCAGCATTCCCCGCACAAACTCCCGCAACCCACACCCCTCCGCAGACGGCCGGGGCATTCCCGCCCCGGTCGGGCAGTCTGCCTATGCCTCCAGGTTTGCCGCAGCGACCGGCTGTGGCAGCGCCACCGGTCAACGCGTATCAGATGCAGCAAATGCACATGGGCCAAGCGCCGGCCTTGAACGGAGGCGAGACGACACAAGCGCCTGATACAATCTCGACATCGGTGGACGATCTCATCTCGGGGGCCGCGAAGCAGGCGGAGACCACAGCAGACAAGCCCAAGAGCgaggagaagcccaagaaggaCAAGTCGAAGGCAGTACGACTGGTTTACTCGGATAATGAGACGAgtccagaagagaagatggcaCAGCTGGCAAGGTACGCATTTGTTCCCGAACAGAAGGGCGAGACGGTTTTGGAGGAGGTACCGGCGTCGGTGGTGACGGGCACGACGCGCGAGATGGATACGGTGGAGGATGCAGCGGATCGGTAG